A single genomic interval of Danio aesculapii chromosome 5, fDanAes4.1, whole genome shotgun sequence harbors:
- the surf4 gene encoding surfeit locus protein 4: protein MGQEDMMSAAEDLADQFLRVTKQYLPHMARLCLISTFLEDGIRMWFQWSEQRDYIDATWSCGYFLATCFVIINLIGQIGGCVLVLSRNLVQYACFGLFCIIALQTVAYSILWDLKFLMRNLALGGGLLLLLAESRSEGKSMFAGVPSMGESSPKQYMQLGGRVLLVLMFMTLLHFDSDFFSILQNMVGTALIILVAVGFKTKLAALTLVVWLLAINIYFNAFWTVPAYKPMHDFLKYDFFQTTSVIGGLLLVVALGPGGVSMDEKKKEW from the exons ttccTGCGGGTCACGAAGCAGTATCTCCCACACATGGCACGTCTGTGTCTGATCAGCACGTTCCTGGAGGACGGGATCCGCATGTGGTTCCAGTGGAGCGAGCAGAGAGACTACATAGATGCCACCTGGAGCTGTGGGTACTTCCTTGCCACATGCTTCGTCATTATCAACCTTATAGGACAGAtcg GTGGATGTGTCCTGGTGCTCAGTAGAAACCTGGTTCAGTACGCCTGCTTTGGCTTATTCTGCATTATTGCACTACAG ACAGTGGCCTACAGTATTCTTTGGGACCTGAAGTTCCTCATGAG GAATCTGGCTCTCGGTGGTGGTCTGCTGCTTCTGTTGGCCGAGTCTCGATCTGAAGGGAAAAGCATGTTCGCAGGTGTGCCGTCCATGGGTGAAAGTTCCCCGAAACAGTACATGCAGCTGGGAGGACGAGTTCTGCTGGTGCTCATGTTCATGACGCTGCTGCACTTCGACTCAGACTTCTTCTCT ATCCTCCAGAATATGGTGGGAACGGCGCTCATCATCCTGGTGGCCGTCGGCTTTAAGACCAAACTGGCTGCTCTGACTCTGGTAGTCTGGCTTCTGGCCATAAACATCTACTTCAACGCCTTCTGGACGGTTCCAGCGTACAAGCCCATGCACGACTTCCTAAAGTACGACTTTTTCCAGACCACATCAGTGATCGGGGGCCTGCTGCTGGTGGTGGCTCTGGGGCCAGGAGGCGTCTCCATGGACGAGAAGAAGAAAGAGTGGTGA